A single genomic interval of Gossypium raimondii isolate GPD5lz chromosome 11, ASM2569854v1, whole genome shotgun sequence harbors:
- the LOC105803448 gene encoding pentatricopeptide repeat-containing protein At4g02750 isoform X2: protein MKQNLKVIGEHTNHIFKQNTQITQLGKSGQIHEAVKLFSEMTRKNTVTYNSMISALNKNGKFNDARHLFDNMPRRNLVSWNTMIAGYLHSDRIDEAYRLFVKMPKRDRFSWTLMISYFTRKGELEKARELFDLFPHKRDVAFWNVMIRGYGEKGRIVEARRLFDEMPLRVVVSWNLMLSCYTRNGEMRLGREFFEGMALRDVVSWNLMVDGFIEVGDLDSAWEYFEKTPYPNVVSWVTMLCGLARSGKILEARRLFDQMQNKNVVSWNAMISAYVKDYQIEEAARLFSDMANRDSFSWTTMIDGYVHVGRLDKARELLNQMPYKDIAAQTAMLSGYIKNKRMDEACQVFNEIAARDIVCWNTMIVGYSQMGRMDKALDLFKEMKDKDLVTWNTMIIGYAQIGEMEEAVKIFNGMKIKNVVSWNSLITGFLQNGLSMDALTSFKLMVHEGITPDHSTFACSLSACANLAALQVGKQMHNKVLKSGHLNDLFVGNALITMYAKCGRILCAQLIFDDLDEVDVISWNSLITGYALNGYGKQAVQLFEQMVSKGRAGMLSEAFEVVRGLKIRANAGIWGALLAACKTRGNLKLGKIAAEQLSEFEPRKTSNFVLLANMQAEAGSWDEVENTRLSMKYTEAEKQPGCSWIEVRHQLHCFQSNMPMQPETAEVYSNLKTLTSQISNLDCVSKSSLLDNL, encoded by the exons ATGAAACAAAACTTGAAAGTAATCGGTGAACACACCAATCATATCTTCAAGCAAAACACCCAGATTACCCAGTTGGGAAAATCTGGTCAAATCCATGAAGCCGTCAAACTTTTCTCCGAAATGACCCGTAAGAACACTGTAACATACAACTCCATGATTTCTGCCTTAAATAAAAACGGCAAATTCAACGATGCACGTCACCTGTTCGACAACATGCCCCGTAGAAACCTAGTTTCTTGGAATACAATGATTGCAGGGTATTTACACTCCGATAGAATTGATGAAGCTTATCGACTGTTCGTTAAAATGCCTAAAAGAGACAGATTCTCTTGGACTCTGATGATATCTTATTTTACACGTAAAGGGGAGCTTGAAAAGGCTAGAGAACTGTTTGACTTATTTCCTCACAAGCGTGATGTGGCTTTTTGGAACGTTATGATTCGAGGGTATGGTGAGAAAGGAAGGATTGTTGAAGCTAGGAGATTGTTCGACGAAATGCCACTTAGGGTTGTTGTTTCGTGGAATTTGATGTTATCCTGTTATACCCGGAATGGCGAAATGCGTTTGGGGAGGGAGTTTTTTGAAGGAATGGCGCTAAGGGATGTTGTTTCATGGAATTTGATGGTCGATGGGTTTATTGAGGTTGGTGATTTGGATTCTGCTTGGGAGTATTTTGAGAAGACTCCATATCCGAATGTTGTTTCTTGGGTTACAATGTTATGTGGGCTTGCACGAAGTGGTAAGATATTGGAGGCAAGGAGATTGTTTGATCAGATGCAGAATAAgaatgttgtttcttggaatgcTATGATTAGTGCTTATGTGAAGGATTACCAAATTGAGGAGGCTGCCAGGTTGTTCAGTGACATGGCAAACAGGGATTCATTTTCATGGACCACAATGATTGATGGTTATGTTCATGTTGGCCGGCTTGATAAGGCAAGGGAATTACTGAATCAAATGCCTTACAAGGATATTGCGGCGCAAACTGCAATGCTTTCTGGATACATTAAGAATAAAAGAATGGATGAAGCTTGTCAGGTTTTTAATGAGATAGCTGCTAGAGATATTGTTTGTTGGAACACAATGATTGTAGGGTATTCACAGATGGGAAGAATGGATAAGGCTCTCGATCTATTCAAGGAGATGAAAGATAAAGATTTAGTCACTTGGAACACCATGATCATTGGTTATGCTCAAATCGGAGAAATGGAAGAAGCGGTTAAGATATTCAATGGAATGAAGATAAAGAATGTAGTCTCTTGGAATTCATTGATAACAGGTTTCTTGCAGAATGGCTTATCAATGGATGCATTGACTAGTTTCAAACTGATGGTTCATGAAGGAATAACACCTGATCATTCAACTTTTGCATGTAGTCTAAGTGCATGTGCCAATCTTGCAGCTTTGCAAGTTGGAAAGCAGATGcacaataaggttttgaagagTGGTCATTTAAATGATCTGTTTGTAGGGAATGCGTTGATCACCATGTATGCTAAATGTGGACGCATCTTGTGTGCTCAACTCATATTCGATGATCTTGATGAAGTTGATGTTATTTCTTGGAATTCTCTGATTACTGGGTATGCGTTAAATGGCTATGGAAAACAAGCCGTTCAACTCTTTGAACAAATGGTGTCAAAAG GCCGTGCTGGGATGTTATCTGAAGCCTTTGAAGTGGTGAGGGGATTGAAGATCAGGGCAAATGCCGGAATATGGGGTGCACTGTTGGCTGCTTGCAAGACTCGTGGGAATTTGAAGCTTGGCAAGATTGCTGCAGAGCAGCTTTCAGAATTTGAACCTCGAAAAACATCAAACTTTGTGTTGTTGGCAAACATGCAAGCTGAGGCTGGTAGTTGGGATGAGGTCGAAAACACAAGGCTATCAATGAAATACACTGAAGCGGAGAAGCAACCAGGGTGCAGCTGGATTGAAGTTAGACATCAGTTACATTGTTTCCAGTCCAATATGCCAATGCAGCCGGAGACTGCAGAGGTTTACAGCAACTTAAAAACGTTAACCTCACAGATAAGTAACCTAGATTGCGTTTCTAAATCGTCTCTGCTTGATAATTTATGA
- the LOC105803448 gene encoding pentatricopeptide repeat-containing protein At4g02750 isoform X1, giving the protein MKQNLKVIGEHTNHIFKQNTQITQLGKSGQIHEAVKLFSEMTRKNTVTYNSMISALNKNGKFNDARHLFDNMPRRNLVSWNTMIAGYLHSDRIDEAYRLFVKMPKRDRFSWTLMISYFTRKGELEKARELFDLFPHKRDVAFWNVMIRGYGEKGRIVEARRLFDEMPLRVVVSWNLMLSCYTRNGEMRLGREFFEGMALRDVVSWNLMVDGFIEVGDLDSAWEYFEKTPYPNVVSWVTMLCGLARSGKILEARRLFDQMQNKNVVSWNAMISAYVKDYQIEEAARLFSDMANRDSFSWTTMIDGYVHVGRLDKARELLNQMPYKDIAAQTAMLSGYIKNKRMDEACQVFNEIAARDIVCWNTMIVGYSQMGRMDKALDLFKEMKDKDLVTWNTMIIGYAQIGEMEEAVKIFNGMKIKNVVSWNSLITGFLQNGLSMDALTSFKLMVHEGITPDHSTFACSLSACANLAALQVGKQMHNKVLKSGHLNDLFVGNALITMYAKCGRILCAQLIFDDLDEVDVISWNSLITGYALNGYGKQAVQLFEQMVSKGVQPDHVTFIGVLSGCSHIGLVDQGLKLFKHMTEIYSIEPMVEHYACIVDMLGRAGMLSEAFEVVRGLKIRANAGIWGALLAACKTRGNLKLGKIAAEQLSEFEPRKTSNFVLLANMQAEAGSWDEVENTRLSMKYTEAEKQPGCSWIEVRHQLHCFQSNMPMQPETAEVYSNLKTLTSQISNLDCVSKSSLLDNL; this is encoded by the coding sequence ATGAAACAAAACTTGAAAGTAATCGGTGAACACACCAATCATATCTTCAAGCAAAACACCCAGATTACCCAGTTGGGAAAATCTGGTCAAATCCATGAAGCCGTCAAACTTTTCTCCGAAATGACCCGTAAGAACACTGTAACATACAACTCCATGATTTCTGCCTTAAATAAAAACGGCAAATTCAACGATGCACGTCACCTGTTCGACAACATGCCCCGTAGAAACCTAGTTTCTTGGAATACAATGATTGCAGGGTATTTACACTCCGATAGAATTGATGAAGCTTATCGACTGTTCGTTAAAATGCCTAAAAGAGACAGATTCTCTTGGACTCTGATGATATCTTATTTTACACGTAAAGGGGAGCTTGAAAAGGCTAGAGAACTGTTTGACTTATTTCCTCACAAGCGTGATGTGGCTTTTTGGAACGTTATGATTCGAGGGTATGGTGAGAAAGGAAGGATTGTTGAAGCTAGGAGATTGTTCGACGAAATGCCACTTAGGGTTGTTGTTTCGTGGAATTTGATGTTATCCTGTTATACCCGGAATGGCGAAATGCGTTTGGGGAGGGAGTTTTTTGAAGGAATGGCGCTAAGGGATGTTGTTTCATGGAATTTGATGGTCGATGGGTTTATTGAGGTTGGTGATTTGGATTCTGCTTGGGAGTATTTTGAGAAGACTCCATATCCGAATGTTGTTTCTTGGGTTACAATGTTATGTGGGCTTGCACGAAGTGGTAAGATATTGGAGGCAAGGAGATTGTTTGATCAGATGCAGAATAAgaatgttgtttcttggaatgcTATGATTAGTGCTTATGTGAAGGATTACCAAATTGAGGAGGCTGCCAGGTTGTTCAGTGACATGGCAAACAGGGATTCATTTTCATGGACCACAATGATTGATGGTTATGTTCATGTTGGCCGGCTTGATAAGGCAAGGGAATTACTGAATCAAATGCCTTACAAGGATATTGCGGCGCAAACTGCAATGCTTTCTGGATACATTAAGAATAAAAGAATGGATGAAGCTTGTCAGGTTTTTAATGAGATAGCTGCTAGAGATATTGTTTGTTGGAACACAATGATTGTAGGGTATTCACAGATGGGAAGAATGGATAAGGCTCTCGATCTATTCAAGGAGATGAAAGATAAAGATTTAGTCACTTGGAACACCATGATCATTGGTTATGCTCAAATCGGAGAAATGGAAGAAGCGGTTAAGATATTCAATGGAATGAAGATAAAGAATGTAGTCTCTTGGAATTCATTGATAACAGGTTTCTTGCAGAATGGCTTATCAATGGATGCATTGACTAGTTTCAAACTGATGGTTCATGAAGGAATAACACCTGATCATTCAACTTTTGCATGTAGTCTAAGTGCATGTGCCAATCTTGCAGCTTTGCAAGTTGGAAAGCAGATGcacaataaggttttgaagagTGGTCATTTAAATGATCTGTTTGTAGGGAATGCGTTGATCACCATGTATGCTAAATGTGGACGCATCTTGTGTGCTCAACTCATATTCGATGATCTTGATGAAGTTGATGTTATTTCTTGGAATTCTCTGATTACTGGGTATGCGTTAAATGGCTATGGAAAACAAGCCGTTCAACTCTTTGAACAAATGGTGTCAAAAGGTGTGCAACCCGATCATGTCACCTTCATTGGGGTTTTATCTGGTTGTAGTCACATTGGCCTTGTTGACCAGGGCTTAAAATTGTTTAAACACATGACAGAAATTTACTCTATAGAACCTATGGTTGAACATTATGCTTGCATTGTTGATATGTTAGGCCGTGCTGGGATGTTATCTGAAGCCTTTGAAGTGGTGAGGGGATTGAAGATCAGGGCAAATGCCGGAATATGGGGTGCACTGTTGGCTGCTTGCAAGACTCGTGGGAATTTGAAGCTTGGCAAGATTGCTGCAGAGCAGCTTTCAGAATTTGAACCTCGAAAAACATCAAACTTTGTGTTGTTGGCAAACATGCAAGCTGAGGCTGGTAGTTGGGATGAGGTCGAAAACACAAGGCTATCAATGAAATACACTGAAGCGGAGAAGCAACCAGGGTGCAGCTGGATTGAAGTTAGACATCAGTTACATTGTTTCCAGTCCAATATGCCAATGCAGCCGGAGACTGCAGAGGTTTACAGCAACTTAAAAACGTTAACCTCACAGATAAGTAACCTAGATTGCGTTTCTAAATCGTCTCTGCTTGATAATTTATGA